A genomic stretch from Streptomyces sp. QL37 includes:
- a CDS encoding ABC transporter permease, which yields MSMLGWLDRSGEQLTFYVRALIWIPRTLRRYLKEVQRLLAEVAFGSGGLGVIGGTIGVMIAMTLATGSVVGLQGYAALDQIGTSAFTGFISAYFNTREIAPLVAGLALSATVGAGFTAQLGAMRINEEVDALEAMGVRSMPYLVTTRIIAGVVAIIPLYAIGLLSSYLASRYITVLFNGQSAGTYDHYFNLFLSPDDVLLSVLKVLIFSVLVILAHCYYGFHATGGPAGVGVAVGRSVRNAIVLISVTDFFLSLAIWGATTTVKVAG from the coding sequence ATGTCGATGCTCGGCTGGCTCGACCGCTCGGGTGAGCAACTCACCTTCTACGTACGGGCACTCATCTGGATCCCGCGGACCCTGCGCCGCTATCTCAAGGAGGTGCAGCGGCTGCTCGCCGAGGTCGCCTTCGGCAGCGGCGGCCTCGGTGTCATCGGCGGGACCATCGGCGTGATGATCGCGATGACCCTCGCCACCGGCTCGGTCGTCGGCCTCCAGGGTTACGCGGCCCTCGACCAGATCGGCACCTCCGCCTTCACCGGCTTCATCTCGGCGTACTTCAACACCCGGGAGATCGCCCCGCTCGTCGCGGGCCTCGCCCTCTCCGCGACCGTCGGCGCCGGCTTCACCGCCCAGCTCGGCGCGATGCGGATCAACGAGGAGGTCGACGCCCTCGAAGCGATGGGCGTGCGCTCCATGCCCTACCTCGTCACCACGAGGATCATCGCCGGAGTCGTCGCCATCATCCCGCTGTACGCGATCGGGCTGCTCTCCTCCTACCTGGCGTCCCGCTACATCACCGTCCTGTTCAACGGGCAGTCGGCGGGCACCTACGACCACTACTTCAATCTCTTCCTCTCCCCGGACGACGTACTGCTGTCGGTGCTCAAGGTGCTGATCTTCAGCGTGCTGGTGATCCTCGCCCACTGCTACTACGGCTTCCACGCCACCGGAGGCCCCGCCGGCGTGGGTGTGGCCGTGGGCCGTTCGGTGCGCAACGCCATCGTGCTGATCAGCGTCACCGACTTCTTCCTCTCGCTCGCCATCTGGGGCGCGACGACGACGGTGAAGGTGGCCGGCTGA
- a CDS encoding ABC transporter permease produces MTAPLPVRPPEPAAEEARDKTPRQQQPSRLLAPLRQTGQLFALALAVSRAVFRRPFQVREFIEQFWFVASVTILPAALVSIPFGAVIALQVGSLTEQLGAQSFTGGASVLAVIQQASPLIVALLIAGAAGSAICADLGSRKIREELDAMEVMGVSPIQRLVVPRVLATMFVAVLLNGLVSVVGTLGGYFFNVIMQGGTPGAYLASFSALAQLPDLYIGELKALIFGFIAGIVAAYRGLNPRGGPKGVGDAVNQSVVITFMLLFAVNMILTAIYLQIVPPKGG; encoded by the coding sequence ATGACGGCACCACTGCCCGTACGCCCGCCCGAGCCCGCCGCCGAAGAGGCGCGGGACAAGACACCGAGGCAGCAGCAGCCCTCGCGGCTCCTCGCCCCGCTGCGCCAGACCGGCCAGCTGTTCGCCCTTGCTCTGGCGGTCTCCCGGGCCGTCTTCCGCCGGCCCTTCCAGGTGCGGGAGTTCATCGAGCAGTTCTGGTTCGTCGCCAGTGTCACCATCCTGCCGGCGGCCCTCGTCTCCATCCCCTTCGGCGCGGTCATCGCGCTCCAGGTCGGCTCGCTCACCGAACAGCTCGGCGCCCAGTCCTTCACCGGCGGCGCCAGCGTCCTCGCCGTCATCCAGCAGGCCAGCCCGCTCATCGTGGCCCTGCTGATCGCCGGGGCCGCGGGATCCGCGATCTGCGCGGACCTCGGCTCCCGCAAGATCCGTGAGGAGCTCGACGCCATGGAGGTCATGGGCGTCTCGCCCATCCAGCGCCTCGTCGTCCCGCGCGTGCTGGCCACCATGTTCGTCGCCGTCCTGCTCAACGGGCTGGTGTCCGTCGTCGGCACGCTCGGCGGCTACTTCTTCAACGTGATCATGCAGGGCGGAACACCCGGCGCCTACCTCGCCAGCTTCTCCGCCCTCGCCCAGCTGCCCGACCTGTACATCGGTGAACTCAAGGCGCTGATCTTCGGTTTCATCGCGGGCATCGTCGCCGCCTACCGGGGCCTGAACCCACGCGGCGGCCCGAAGGGCGTCGGGGACGCGGTCAACCAGTCCGTCGTCATCACCTTCATGCTGCTGTTCGCCGTCAACATGATCCTCACGGCGATCTACCTGCAGATCGTCCCCCCGAAGGGGGGCTGA
- a CDS encoding ATP-binding cassette domain-containing protein: MGIEVVVEGLTKSFGKQNIWQDISLTLPAGEVSVMLGPSGTGKTVFLKSIIGLLKPEKGRVLINGVDMVNSPEREIMETRKLFGLMFQDGALFGSMSLFDNIAFPLREHTRKKESEIRRIVMERIDIVGLLGAEGKLPGEISGGMRKRAGLARALVLDPQIILCDEPDSGLDPVRTAYLSQLLIDLNAQIDATMLIVTHNLDIAATVPDNMGMLFCRNLVTFGPREVLLTSDMPVVSQFLAGRREGPIGMSEEKDAATLAAEQTSGFVHTAGPRTVVPQLEPSAGLPVRQGALRRRERVLSMMGQLPEAARTAIMNSYTPTLDGGRR, translated from the coding sequence ATGGGTATCGAAGTAGTCGTCGAAGGCCTGACGAAGTCCTTCGGCAAGCAGAACATCTGGCAGGACATCAGCCTCACGCTTCCGGCCGGCGAGGTGAGCGTCATGCTCGGACCTTCCGGCACCGGGAAGACCGTGTTCCTGAAATCCATCATCGGACTGCTGAAACCGGAAAAGGGCCGGGTCCTCATCAACGGCGTCGACATGGTGAACAGCCCCGAGCGCGAAATCATGGAGACCCGGAAACTCTTCGGCCTCATGTTCCAGGACGGCGCCCTCTTCGGCTCGATGTCGCTCTTCGACAACATCGCCTTCCCCTTGCGTGAACACACCCGCAAGAAGGAGTCCGAGATCCGCCGCATCGTCATGGAGCGGATCGACATCGTGGGACTTCTGGGCGCGGAAGGAAAACTGCCGGGCGAGATATCCGGCGGCATGCGCAAGCGGGCCGGTCTCGCCCGCGCCCTCGTCCTGGACCCGCAGATCATCCTCTGCGACGAGCCGGACTCCGGGCTCGACCCGGTCCGTACGGCCTACCTCTCGCAGCTCCTCATCGATCTCAACGCCCAGATCGACGCGACGATGCTCATCGTCACCCACAACCTCGACATCGCGGCGACGGTCCCCGACAACATGGGGATGCTGTTCTGCCGCAACCTCGTCACCTTCGGCCCGCGCGAGGTTCTGCTCACCAGCGACATGCCCGTCGTGTCACAGTTCCTCGCCGGACGCCGCGAAGGCCCCATCGGCATGTCCGAGGAGAAGGACGCGGCCACCCTCGCGGCGGAGCAGACCAGCGGCTTCGTCCACACTGCCGGGCCCCGCACCGTCGTACCACAGCTCGAGCCCTCGGCCGGACTGCCCGTACGGCAGGGCGCCCTGCGTCGCCGGGAGCGGGTCCTCTCCATGATGGGACAGCTCCCGGAGGCCGCACGTACGGCGATCATGAACAGCTACACGCCGACCTTGGACGGTGGGCGCCGATGA